TCAAGGAACAGCTTGAAGAGGTCCTTGAGACGCTCACCCCAAGAGAAGAGAAAGTCCTCAGACTGCGTTTCGGACTCGATGACGGACGCACCAGGACTTTGGAGGAAGTCGGCCAGGAATTCGGCGTAACCAGAGAAAGAATCAGGCAGATCGAGGCCAAGGCGCTGCGCAAGCTCCGCCATCCAAGCCGCAGCAAAAAATTGAAGGATTATTTAGACTAAAAATCAGGATTTTCTTAAAAAATTCTTGTTATGCTAAAGACAATAAATAAGACTAAAAAGGATTAAGAAAAGTTGAGATGAATCCAGATAACGCAAGATAAAATTGATAAAACATGCTTGACCATCGCGCAATAATTCCGTATAATAAACGTCGCAGGCTTTCCTCGATAGCTCAACGGTAGAGCAATCGGCTGTTAACCGATAGGTTGCTGGTTCGAATCCAGCTCGGGGAGCCATATTTTTTGGGCCTATAGCTCAGCGGTAGAGCGGCCGGCTCATAACCGGTTGGTCCCTGGTTCGATCCCAGGTGGGCCCACCACCAAAAATAATGAATTTGAAATCAAAAACAAAACTCTGGTGCAAGCCGGAGTTTATTGTTATAGGGATGATAACATTGAGGAATACAATGGTTTCAGAACAGCAAGATAATAAACTGGAAAATAAAACGGCCATAAAGCTTGGCTCCCGCCTGGAGACAATTGCGTCACTGGTGCCCGCCGGCGCCAGAATCGGGGATATCGGTACGGACCACGCCTATCTGCCTGTCTATCTGGTACAGGCCGGAGTGATTTGCCAGGCTGTCGGGGTAGATGTCCACAGAGGGCCTTATGAATCTGCTGTCGAAAATGTTAAAGCCTATGGATTACAGGACAACATCCAGATCCGGCACGGAGACGGACTGATTCCGCTGGAGTCGGGAGAAGTCGATACATTGGTCATTGCCGGTATGGGCGGCGTGACGATCCTCGAAATACTCGCCACGAAGCCGGACGTACTGCAGAGTGTTCAGACATTGATCCTTCAGCCGCAGGGCGCAGAAAACAGGGTCAGATTCGAACTGCTTTCTGAGGGTTGGAGGCTGAGCGAAGAATGTCTGACAGAAGAAGACGGCAGGCTGTATACCGTCATTTGCCTGTCCCGCTCAGAAGGTCTGGATAGAGAGGAAGTCGAACAGC
This genomic stretch from Dehalobacter restrictus DSM 9455 harbors:
- a CDS encoding tRNA (adenine(22)-N(1))-methyltransferase, with amino-acid sequence MITLRNTMVSEQQDNKLENKTAIKLGSRLETIASLVPAGARIGDIGTDHAYLPVYLVQAGVICQAVGVDVHRGPYESAVENVKAYGLQDNIQIRHGDGLIPLESGEVDTLVIAGMGGVTILEILATKPDVLQSVQTLILQPQGAENRVRFELLSEGWRLSEECLTEEDGRLYTVICLSRSEGLDREEVEQRMKQVIQDIAADCTGVPALEAAKDLEQTLRNFIWQLGPLIIERKEPRLNDIIADTTSNLRRVVLEMMRTNRAAVSQRAEQMRQEIAMMEVIKRWLYQ